One region of Ictalurus punctatus breed USDA103 chromosome 6, Coco_2.0, whole genome shotgun sequence genomic DNA includes:
- the LOC108266688 gene encoding NXPE family member 3 isoform X1, with protein MMGHRAKFVVIFILLALSGFMLLISNIKSLENFRGLVIFTISEIQKSVHSVFQPTEILLPLEVNHTYCAHLGPELTAEEAKEERSLLNSIAWPGPLVQGLPVEFSSDPAKSYFVIQGPAEQRVGGQLVVEVHVQNFQGLPKKHGGDFLIARLHSPKLGAGVAGKVHDHKDGNYTVLFPLLWAGVVQVEITMVHPSEAVAVLKRFQKEQPDRVFFKSQFRSGALSDSTECNVCLPLNQKPFCNYTDPLTGEPWYCYKPKILGCDTRIQHHIGGYRTDGITEYDEMFFQRGVNLKVRIPASVTDQVTVLPEAPGQIKLNYTAAGYYYHDAWRPLNGAVMREFPDSAAITQCLRGKILYMFGDSTVRQWFEYLTAFVPEFNTHSPKRVGPFMAVDFRNNILMHFRLHGPPIRCNPVFTSKLRYVANELDRIQGGPDTVVFVSVWAHFNNLPIEMYIRRLRHIRKALVRLLNREPDTLVVIRTPNLHSIMSNKGLYGSEWYYLQIDAVLRAMFRGLNVQLLDAWEMTLAHHLPHNMHPPPIIIKNAMNLILSHICGDGKNS; from the exons ATGATGGGACACAGGGCAAAATTTGTGGTCATCTTTATTTTGTTGGCACTATCAGGGTTTATGTTGCTTATCTCCAACATCAAATCTCTGGAG AATTTTAGAGGGCTGGTCATTTTCACCATCAGTGAAATCCAGAAGAGCGTCCATTCAGTCTTTCAGCCCACTGAAATCTTGTTGCCACTGGAGGTAAACCACACATACTGTGCACACCTTGGCCCGGAGCTCACAGCAGAAGAGGCCAAAGAAGAGAGATCTCTGCTCAATTCCATTGCATGGCCTGGTCCCTTGGTGCAAGGCCTTCCTGTGGAGTTCAGCAGCGACCCTGCCAAGAGCTACTTTGTGATCCAGGGCCCAGCAGAGCAACGTGTAGGTGGTCAGCTTGTGGTTGAAGTCCATGTGCAGAACTTCCAAGGTCTGCCTAAGAAGCATGGTGGAGATTTCCTGATAGCCCGGCTGCATTCACCCAAGCTTGGCGCTGGGGTTGCAGGGAAGGTGCATGACCACAAAGACGGGAACTATACAGTGCTGTTCCCACTACTGTGGGCTGGTGTAGTGCAAGTGGAAATCACAATGGTGCACCCCAGTGAGGCAGTCGCGGTGCTCAAGAGATTTCAGAAAGAACAACCTGACCGAGTGTTTTTTAAAAGCCAGTTCCGTTCTGGTGCCCTCTCAGACTCCACTGAGTGCAATGTGTGCCTGCCGCTCAACCAAAAGCCATTCTGCAACTACACTGACCCTTTAACTGGAGAGCCCTGGTACTGCTACAAACCCAAAATTCTAGGCTGTGACACACGAATACAACATCATATAGGAGGATATAGGACCGACGGCATTACGGAATATGATGAAATGTTCTTCCAGAG GGGTGTAAATCTCAAAGTTCGTATACCTGCATCAGTGACGGACCAAGTGACTGTATTACCTGAAGCACCAg gacaaattaaattaaattacactgCTGCTGGATATTACTATCATGATGCCTGGAGGCCTTTGAATGGTGCAGTAATGCGCGAGTTTCCTGATTCAGCAGCCATAACACAGTGTCTTAGAGGGAAGATTCTATACATGTTTGGAGATTCCACTGTGCGGCAGTGGTTTGAGTACCTCACTGCATTTGTTCCTG AGTTCAACACTCACAGCCCTAAAAGAGTGGGGCCATTCATGGCTGTGGACTTCAGAAACAACATACTGATGCACTTCCGTCTTCATGGGCCACCCATCCGCTGCAACCCTGTTTTCACTTCAAAGCTGCGGTACGTAGCGAATGAGCTGGACAGGATCCAGGGTGGGCCAGATACAGTGGTTTTCGTGAGTGTGTGGGCTCACTTTAACAATTTACCTATTGAGATGTATATACGCCGCCTCAGGCACATCCGGAAAGCATTGGTTCGTCTGCTGAACCGTGAGCCAGATACTTTGGTGGTGATTCGTACTCCCAACCTGCACAGTATAATGTCAAATAAAGGTCTGTACGGCAGTGAATGGTACTATCTACAGATTGATGCTGTGCTGCGTGCCATGTTCCGAGGACTCAATGTGCAGCTGCTGGATGCCTGGGAGATGACGCTGGCCCACCACCTCCCACATAACATGCACCCACCTCCCATCATCATCAAAAATGCTATGAACTTGATCCTCTCCCACATCTGTGGGGACGGGAAAAATAGTTAA
- the LOC108266688 gene encoding NXPE family member 3 isoform X2, producing MMGHRAKFVVIFILLALSGFMLLISNIKSLENFRGLVIFTISEIQKSVHSVFQPTEILLPLEVNHTYCAHLGPELTAEEAKEERSLLNSIAWPGPLVQGLPVEFSSDPAKSYFVIQGPAEQRVGGQLVVEVHVQNFQGLPKKHGGDFLIARLHSPKLGAGVAGKVHDHKDGNYTVLFPLLWAGVVQVEITMVHPSEAVAVLKRFQKEQPDRVFFKSQFRSGALSDSTECNVCLPLNQKPFCNYTDPLTGEPWYCYKPKILGCDTRIQHHIGGYRTDGITEYDEMFFQRGVNLKVRIPASVTDQVTVLPEAPGQIKLNYTAAGYYYHDAWRPLNGAVMREFPDSAAITQCLRGKILYMFGDSTVRQWFEYLTAFVPEFNTHSPKRVGPFMAVDFRNNILMHFRLHGPPIRCNPVFTSKLRPRRKLCSTLWPCREPRSPSSFLGSTDPP from the exons ATGATGGGACACAGGGCAAAATTTGTGGTCATCTTTATTTTGTTGGCACTATCAGGGTTTATGTTGCTTATCTCCAACATCAAATCTCTGGAG AATTTTAGAGGGCTGGTCATTTTCACCATCAGTGAAATCCAGAAGAGCGTCCATTCAGTCTTTCAGCCCACTGAAATCTTGTTGCCACTGGAGGTAAACCACACATACTGTGCACACCTTGGCCCGGAGCTCACAGCAGAAGAGGCCAAAGAAGAGAGATCTCTGCTCAATTCCATTGCATGGCCTGGTCCCTTGGTGCAAGGCCTTCCTGTGGAGTTCAGCAGCGACCCTGCCAAGAGCTACTTTGTGATCCAGGGCCCAGCAGAGCAACGTGTAGGTGGTCAGCTTGTGGTTGAAGTCCATGTGCAGAACTTCCAAGGTCTGCCTAAGAAGCATGGTGGAGATTTCCTGATAGCCCGGCTGCATTCACCCAAGCTTGGCGCTGGGGTTGCAGGGAAGGTGCATGACCACAAAGACGGGAACTATACAGTGCTGTTCCCACTACTGTGGGCTGGTGTAGTGCAAGTGGAAATCACAATGGTGCACCCCAGTGAGGCAGTCGCGGTGCTCAAGAGATTTCAGAAAGAACAACCTGACCGAGTGTTTTTTAAAAGCCAGTTCCGTTCTGGTGCCCTCTCAGACTCCACTGAGTGCAATGTGTGCCTGCCGCTCAACCAAAAGCCATTCTGCAACTACACTGACCCTTTAACTGGAGAGCCCTGGTACTGCTACAAACCCAAAATTCTAGGCTGTGACACACGAATACAACATCATATAGGAGGATATAGGACCGACGGCATTACGGAATATGATGAAATGTTCTTCCAGAG GGGTGTAAATCTCAAAGTTCGTATACCTGCATCAGTGACGGACCAAGTGACTGTATTACCTGAAGCACCAg gacaaattaaattaaattacactgCTGCTGGATATTACTATCATGATGCCTGGAGGCCTTTGAATGGTGCAGTAATGCGCGAGTTTCCTGATTCAGCAGCCATAACACAGTGTCTTAGAGGGAAGATTCTATACATGTTTGGAGATTCCACTGTGCGGCAGTGGTTTGAGTACCTCACTGCATTTGTTCCTG AGTTCAACACTCACAGCCCTAAAAGAGTGGGGCCATTCATGGCTGTGGACTTCAGAAACAACATACTGATGCACTTCCGTCTTCATGGGCCACCCATCCGCTGCAACCCTGTTTTCACTTCAAAGCTGCG